The Leucothrix mucor DSM 2157 DNA window GCCAGGTAATAGCGCCAATGAGTTAATGGCAGAGTATTACGCGCAACGCGCCACTGCTGGGTTAATCGTGAGTGAAGGCACGCAAATCTCAGCACTGGGCCAAGGCTATGCCTGGACGCCGGGTATCTACTCGCCTGAGCAGATTGCAGGCTGGAAAAAAGTCACCACTGCAGTACATGAGAAAGGCGGCGTGATGTTTGCGCAGCTATGGCATGTTGGCCGTGTGTCGCACCCTGATAATACGGGCGGCGTGCAGCCTATTTCATCCTCTGCCCTGAAAGCGGAAAACGTGAAAGTGTTTGTTGATAATGGCAAACAAGAGCCGGGCTTTGTGGATGTGGTAATGCCACGCGAAATGACTAAAGCGGATATCAAGGCCGTGGTCGAAGAGTATCGCCAAGCAGTACTTAACGCGATGGAAGCCGGCTTTGATGGGATCGAGTTGCATGCGGCGAATGGCTATTTGATAAATCAATTTATCGACTCTGAAGCAAATAACCGTACCGATGAATACGGCGGCTCGACGGAAAACCGTTTACGCTTCTTGGGTGAAGTGGTTGCGGCATTGGTTGAGGCGATTGGCGCGGATCGTGTTGGGGTGCGGTTGGCTCCGCTGACTTCATTAAATGGCACAGTGGATGCGACACCAGTTGAAACTTATACCGCCGCCGCGGCATTGTTAAATACGTATAAGGTTGCCTATTTGCATATCGCCGAAGTGGATTGGGATGATGCACCGGATACACCGGTTTCATTCAAGCAGGGCCTGCGTAAGGCTTTCCAAGGCGTGCTGATATTTGCAGGTCGTTATAATGCAGAGAAAGCTGAGCAAGCATTGGCTGATGGCTTGGCGGATATGATTGGCTTTGGGCGGCCTTTTGTAGCGAATCCTGATCTGCCGAATCGGATGAAGCATGGCTATCCGCTGGCAGAGCATGTGCCTGAAACGCTGTTTGGTGGCGCAGAAAAGGGGCTGACTGATTATCCGGTTTATGGATAGTTAGTGGCGAGCCTCTTCCACCTCATCGTAACTAAAATTAGAGCCTGCCTTAGTGGTGTTCAATCTCATCGAGCACCACTAAAGCACTCAAGCAAGTACGAGTTGCTATGAGTGCCAGAGGAATTTTCGCACAACATTGAATGTCATCACGTATCACAGGGCCCTTTCTGGTGCACCACCGCAACCTCCTAAACAAAACAAACTTCTAACAAACTGTATTATAAACACTTAATTTTTTGGCACGCAGATTGCTCTGATAGGGAAATACACTCCAAAACCTCCCTATCGAAAGGATAATGCACCAAATGAATACGAAATCCGTCACTGAGCTGTTAAGTGAAGTTGAGCTGTTTCAAGGTATCGACGCCCCAGACCTCGCACTCTTTGCAGAACATGCTCAATGCCAGACGCTGTTGGCCGGAGATATTCTGTTTCGTACTAATGACTTGACCGATGCGCTGTACGTCATTGCCTCGGGCAGTATTCAGCTGTTCGATGACCAAGGAGCACGGGAGCGAAGCCTCACGGTATTTTCACAATACGAATTCATTGGTGAAACCATGCTGATCGCGCCGGCGCACCGCCAAGGCGTGTGTGCACGGTTGTTATCCGATGGTGTTTTATATCGCTTTGAGCGGGATGCATTGCATGAATTACTCAGTCAGCGCGGCGATCTGGCCTTAAAAATCTCTGCGACGATTTCGCAAATTATTATTCGCCGCATGGAGCACGCCAACAGCCGTTATAAAAACATCTCCGCGCTGTATCGAGCCAGAGGCAAGCGTATCGAACATGACTTACTGGGCGATAAAGAAGTGCCAGCAACTGCCTATTACGGTATCCAAACGCTGCGAGCTTTGGAGAATTTTAATATCAGCGGCATTAGCCTCAACTTCTACCCCGACTTTATTAAGGGGCTAGCCAAGGTCAAAAAAGCGGCGGCGATTGCCAATCATGAATTGGGGCATATTCCGGATGAGCTGATCGGAGCCATTTGCCAAGCTTGCGATGAGATCGGATTGGGCATGCTGCATAACCATTTTATCGTCGACATGCTGCAAGGCGGTGCGGGTACTTCCACTAATATGAATGCCAATGAAGTAATTGCCAACCGGACCTTAGAAATCCTCGGGCATCGCCGTGGTGAATATCAGTATTGTCATCCTAACAATCACATCAACCGCTCCCAATCCACCAATGACGCTTACCCGACTGCAATCAAAGTTGCGCTCATGGATGCCAATGACAAGCTACTGGCGGAAGTTCACAAGCTGATTGACGTGATCGATGATAAGACTTTTGAGTTTGCAGATATTCTAAAAATGGGCCGCACTCAGTTGCAAGATGCCGTGCCAATGACCCTAGGCCAAAGCTTTAACGCCTACGCCACCAGTTTGCGCAATGAGGTCAAACGCCTGAAAACCTGTAGTCAATCGTTTCTAACCGTGAATATGGGTGGGACGGCAATTGGTACCGGCCTGAACGCCGACCCGCGCTACCGTGAGCGCGTGGTACAGCATCTAAGCAAAGTCACCGGTCGGGATATTGTGCTGGCCGATGATTTGATTGAAGCCACCCACGATACCGGCTCGCTGGTGATGTATTCATCCGCACTAAAACAGCTGGCGGTAAAGCTCTCCAAAATCTGTAATGACCTGCGCCTGATGTCATCCGGCCCACGTGCCGGACTCAATGAAATCAACCTGCCACCGATGCAGCCAGGTTCCTCCATTATGCCGGGCAAAGTGAATCCGGTGATTCCTGAAGTGGTTAACCAAATCGCCTTTAAAGTGATTGGAAATGACCTGACCACCACACTTGGTGCCGAGGCCGGACAACTGGAACTCAATGTGATGGAACCCGTCATGGTCGAGAGTTTATTTGAGTCAATCGAGATTCTAAAGCGCGGCATGGATACCTTGGGTAGTCGCTGTATTGCGGGTATCACCGCTAATAAAACGGTGTGCGCCGACAATGTTAAAAACTCTATTGGCTTAGTGACTGCGCTCAATCCGCACTTAGGTTATGAGGTCTGCACCGCGCTGGCAAAAGAAGCGCTAGAGCA harbors:
- a CDS encoding alkene reductase; the encoded protein is MTASLFEPIKLGNLTLKNRIVMPPMTRSRATQPGNSANELMAEYYAQRATAGLIVSEGTQISALGQGYAWTPGIYSPEQIAGWKKVTTAVHEKGGVMFAQLWHVGRVSHPDNTGGVQPISSSALKAENVKVFVDNGKQEPGFVDVVMPREMTKADIKAVVEEYRQAVLNAMEAGFDGIELHAANGYLINQFIDSEANNRTDEYGGSTENRLRFLGEVVAALVEAIGADRVGVRLAPLTSLNGTVDATPVETYTAAAALLNTYKVAYLHIAEVDWDDAPDTPVSFKQGLRKAFQGVLIFAGRYNAEKAEQALADGLADMIGFGRPFVANPDLPNRMKHGYPLAEHVPETLFGGAEKGLTDYPVYG
- the aspA gene encoding aspartate ammonia-lyase, translating into MNTKSVTELLSEVELFQGIDAPDLALFAEHAQCQTLLAGDILFRTNDLTDALYVIASGSIQLFDDQGARERSLTVFSQYEFIGETMLIAPAHRQGVCARLLSDGVLYRFERDALHELLSQRGDLALKISATISQIIIRRMEHANSRYKNISALYRARGKRIEHDLLGDKEVPATAYYGIQTLRALENFNISGISLNFYPDFIKGLAKVKKAAAIANHELGHIPDELIGAICQACDEIGLGMLHNHFIVDMLQGGAGTSTNMNANEVIANRTLEILGHRRGEYQYCHPNNHINRSQSTNDAYPTAIKVALMDANDKLLAEVHKLIDVIDDKTFEFADILKMGRTQLQDAVPMTLGQSFNAYATSLRNEVKRLKTCSQSFLTVNMGGTAIGTGLNADPRYRERVVQHLSKVTGRDIVLADDLIEATHDTGSLVMYSSALKQLAVKLSKICNDLRLMSSGPRAGLNEINLPPMQPGSSIMPGKVNPVIPEVVNQIAFKVIGNDLTTTLGAEAGQLELNVMEPVMVESLFESIEILKRGMDTLGSRCIAGITANKTVCADNVKNSIGLVTALNPHLGYEVCTALAKEALEHNRSVYDLVLEQELLSKEQLDEVLAPENMVR